Proteins found in one Candidatus Eremiobacteraceae bacterium genomic segment:
- a CDS encoding DUF4337 family protein, which yields MPDYLAHEGLEHARAAHEHVEGTSDPFLRYIPVAAAVLAVCAGLSSLYGNRLGEAMLSSGSQAVLAQTQAADLWNEYEADSLKAHIDAGAEALAPNATVRQRLHEDEIKYRTKQAPLGAEAMALEDARTASLTKMDKVEAKKLDMDVATALFQVSIVLASIAAIVKRPPLFVVGIIGGAIGIAFCVVGLLR from the coding sequence GTGCCCGATTATTTGGCCCATGAGGGCCTCGAACATGCACGCGCGGCGCACGAGCATGTCGAAGGCACCTCTGACCCCTTCTTGCGCTACATCCCGGTCGCTGCCGCAGTGCTGGCGGTGTGCGCCGGGCTTTCGAGCTTGTACGGCAACCGGCTCGGCGAGGCCATGCTGTCCTCGGGCAGCCAGGCGGTGCTCGCCCAGACGCAAGCCGCGGACCTGTGGAACGAGTACGAGGCCGACAGCCTCAAAGCGCACATCGACGCCGGCGCCGAGGCGCTCGCGCCGAATGCGACGGTGCGCCAGCGGCTGCACGAGGACGAGATCAAGTACCGCACCAAGCAAGCGCCGCTGGGCGCCGAGGCGATGGCTCTCGAAGACGCGCGTACCGCCTCGCTGACGAAAATGGATAAAGTGGAAGCCAAGAAGCTCGATATGGACGTGGCCACCGCGCTCTTCCAAGTCTCGATCGTGCTGGCTTCGATAGCGGCCATCGTCAAGCGGCCACCCTTGTTCGTCGTGGGGATCATCGGTGGCGCGATAGGCATCGCGTTTTGCGTCGTCGGACTCCTGCGCTGA
- a CDS encoding YncE family protein, with product MRRRTPALKPGALIAIIAVAAVLSAGVTGYVIHARQLALPTRIEVAPLDAAVFAGSSIAFSAHLVGGDGKQSVQWSVVGPGSVDSSGVYTAPRRSGDSAIVVAHAGGVSGAARVHVSGAPGDVPLLLIACYEGNGLDVRDLVSTQRAGIVSAPDDAAGLAVDAPRRLAFVAAKERVMAVDLTTMTARLSDPLHGSRFSGAAELAGGYFAATDNNAAKNAPGVFFFRIGSDGKPALVSSVAAGETPEGIVADASGSTLYVTNVNSDEVIRYSFDGRGNARPTGRAATGTRPFGIALDASRNLLFVTDNDTPTVSGARSHPGLEVFTLPALRRAGDSIATGSKDALPIGVAVDPAAGRVFVTDEGDADVAVFALPSMKRIATMPTGKWPWTPRFDESARRLYVPSAHDDVVDIFDTRTLKRIGEPVHTCAYPTNVMYAQRARRRSD from the coding sequence TTGCGTCGTCGGACTCCTGCGCTGAAACCCGGAGCTCTGATCGCGATCATCGCGGTCGCCGCCGTGTTGAGCGCGGGCGTCACCGGCTACGTCATCCATGCGCGCCAACTCGCGCTGCCGACGCGCATCGAGGTCGCGCCGCTCGACGCGGCGGTGTTCGCCGGATCGTCGATCGCGTTCTCCGCGCACCTCGTCGGCGGCGATGGCAAGCAGTCCGTCCAGTGGAGCGTCGTCGGCCCGGGCAGCGTCGATTCGAGCGGCGTCTACACCGCGCCCCGCCGCAGCGGCGACAGCGCGATCGTAGTGGCGCACGCCGGCGGCGTCTCGGGCGCCGCGCGCGTGCACGTGAGCGGAGCGCCCGGCGACGTGCCGCTGCTGCTCATCGCCTGTTATGAGGGCAATGGCCTCGACGTGCGCGACCTTGTTTCGACGCAGCGCGCCGGGATCGTGAGCGCGCCGGACGATGCGGCAGGCCTCGCGGTGGATGCGCCGCGCCGTCTCGCGTTCGTCGCAGCCAAGGAACGCGTGATGGCGGTCGACCTTACGACCATGACTGCGCGCCTTTCCGACCCTTTGCACGGTTCGCGCTTTTCGGGCGCGGCCGAGCTGGCCGGCGGTTATTTCGCCGCCACGGATAACAACGCGGCCAAAAACGCTCCGGGCGTGTTCTTCTTCCGCATCGGGTCCGATGGGAAACCGGCACTGGTGTCGTCGGTCGCAGCAGGCGAAACGCCTGAAGGCATCGTCGCCGACGCGAGCGGCAGCACGCTGTACGTCACCAACGTCAACAGCGACGAGGTCATCCGGTATTCGTTCGATGGGCGCGGCAATGCGCGGCCCACCGGTCGAGCGGCCACCGGCACGCGGCCGTTCGGCATCGCGCTGGACGCGTCGCGAAACTTGTTGTTCGTGACCGACAACGACACGCCGACCGTCAGCGGCGCGCGCTCGCATCCGGGCCTCGAGGTCTTCACGCTGCCCGCGCTGCGTCGCGCCGGCGATTCGATCGCCACCGGTTCGAAAGACGCGCTCCCGATCGGCGTGGCAGTCGATCCGGCCGCGGGCCGGGTCTTTGTGACCGACGAAGGCGACGCCGACGTCGCCGTTTTCGCGCTGCCGTCGATGAAACGCATCGCGACCATGCCGACCGGCAAGTGGCCCTGGACGCCGCGGTTTGATGAGAGCGCACGCCGCTTATACGTCCCCAGCGCCCATGACGACGTCGTCGACATCTTCGACACGCGCACGCTGAAGCGCATCGGCGAACCGGTGCACACGTGCGCCTATCCGACAAATGTGATGTACGCGCAACGCGCGCGACGGAGGTCAGACTAG